Proteins from a single region of Zhongshania aliphaticivorans:
- a CDS encoding alpha-L-glutamate ligase-like protein: MSLFSTWKDLRKQGVMGINQRNADYVLRYNQRHLYPLVDDKIKTKERAEQAGIHVPPMYGVIDSDKQISQLAEIVDGHRDFVIKPAQGAGGDGIIVIVDQFEGYYRTASGRLLSREDLEFHLSGILSGIYSLGGHRDRALIEFRVTPDPIFSAISYEGVPDIRIIVLKGYPLLAMLRLPTRQSGGKANLHQGAIGVGVDLATGITLDGTWLNKLINSHPDTTNPVRGVQLPYWNGFMSLATRCYELTGLGYLGVDMVLDKDKGPLMLELNARPGLNIQIANNAGLAARCATVEAEIERLALKGIHKPSPDKRLAFCQREFSQTSANLSSETFTAAEESQTAVDKH; encoded by the coding sequence ATGTCCTTATTCAGCACTTGGAAGGATCTGCGCAAGCAAGGCGTAATGGGCATTAATCAACGCAATGCAGACTATGTATTGCGTTACAACCAGCGCCATCTTTATCCCTTGGTTGATGACAAAATCAAAACCAAAGAACGTGCCGAACAAGCGGGGATTCACGTTCCCCCCATGTATGGTGTCATTGACTCTGATAAACAAATTAGCCAATTAGCAGAGATTGTTGATGGCCATCGAGATTTTGTTATTAAACCTGCACAGGGTGCAGGAGGCGACGGCATTATTGTCATTGTTGACCAATTTGAGGGCTACTATCGAACTGCATCTGGGCGTTTGTTAAGCCGTGAAGATCTTGAATTCCACCTCTCCGGTATTTTATCGGGCATTTACTCTCTAGGTGGTCATCGCGACCGCGCACTCATCGAGTTTCGGGTCACCCCTGACCCTATCTTCAGTGCTATCAGTTATGAGGGCGTGCCGGACATTCGTATTATTGTGCTCAAAGGCTACCCACTACTGGCCATGCTGCGTCTACCCACACGCCAATCTGGCGGTAAAGCCAATTTACATCAAGGCGCAATCGGTGTTGGTGTCGATTTAGCCACCGGAATCACCCTAGATGGTACATGGCTGAACAAACTAATTAACAGCCACCCAGATACCACCAACCCCGTCCGCGGCGTGCAGCTGCCTTACTGGAACGGGTTTATGTCACTGGCTACGCGTTGCTATGAATTAACGGGCTTGGGCTATTTAGGCGTTGACATGGTCCTAGACAAAGACAAAGGGCCATTGATGCTAGAATTAAATGCGCGACCAGGGCTAAACATTCAAATTGCCAACAACGCTGGGCTCGCTGCGCGCTGTGCAACTGTCGAAGCAGAAATTGAACGACTTGCATTGAAAGGGATTCACAAACCGTCACCTGACAAGCGCTTAGCGTTTTGTCAGCGAGAGTTTTCTCAAACTTCAGCAAATCTCAGTAGTGAAACATTTACCGCTGCGGAAGAGAGTCAAACTGCTGTCGATAAACATTGA